From the Nitrospira sp. genome, the window TGCCGTCCAAGGAGAGTTCGAAACAGTGAGGGCCGGCTTGGAACTCCACCTGTTGATGAATCAGGCAGCCGATCGACAGCCCGCGCTTCGCCGACAGCAGAAAGTGGTCGAGCAAGCCGAACATACGATCGAGCACGAACGGGCATCGCGCATTCCGAATGTCTCCGTGTTCGGGCAGTATCACCGAGAAGCCGGCGATGAATCCATGACGGCGGGACTCAGCGTGGCACTGCCCATTTGGTACCGCCGACAGGGAGAAATCGGGGCGGCGATGGGAGCCTATCGAGAGGCTCAAGCGGAACGAGATCGAATGCAGCAGGAACTGGAACAGACCATCACCCAGTATTTTCAGGAGATGCAGACCGCCCAAGCGCAGGTGAAGGTTTTTGAACAGGGGCTTCTGCATCAGGCCAAAGAAGCCCTCGACATCGCCCAGTTCAGTTTTCGCCATGGAGCGACCAGTCTGCTCGAAGTCATCGACGCGCAACGTGTCTATCGCCAGACCTTGCTCGAATATGCTCAAGCCCAAGCCGATCATTCCATCGCGCTGACCAGACTGGAGTGGTCGGTGGGAGGATTACCATGAGCGTTCACTCTGTCCTGCGCCTCTCGTTGGCATGTCTCTGGATCGTTTGGTTGCTTTTTATGGCCACGGTCCATCTCTCGTGCCAGTCAAAGCAAGAGGATCCTCCGAAGCCTCCGCCTCCGGCAGCCACGCCTTCTCATTTGGAACCAGGTGTTCTTGAGTTGCCGGAAGGGAGTCCGACCCTTGCTCATCTGCAAACCGAACGAGTCGCTTTCCGACCGATCAAGACCGCTCTCAAAGCCCAGGCGGGAAAGATTTTAGCCAATGAGAATCGACTCGCGCATCTCAGCGCGAGGGTTCCAGGCCGTATCGTGGTTGTGTATGCCGACTTTGGAGACCGAGTGAAAGAAGGCGACCGGCTTCTGCTGCTCGATAGCCCTGCCTTTGGAGAGGCCCAGCTTGAATATCGCAAAGCGCGGAACCTCTTGGGTGTGGCGGAAAAAGCTCTCGAACGGGCCCAAGCGCTGCTGGATCGAGGGGCAATCAGCGCGGGTGAACATCAACGGCGCGAGGCCGACTATGAGAACGCGCGAGCCGATTTGCACGAGGCAGAGGAAAAATTGCATTTGCTCGGCATGACGGAGAAGGAGATCCACCGCCTGGCAGCCAAGACATTGCCTCATGCCGAAGTCGCGCAAGTTTTTCTTCGAGCTCCCTTTCGCGGTGAGGTGATCGATCGGAAGGCGACGATCGGTGAGGTCGTCGACCCCAATAAGACACTGTTTACGGTGGCTGATCTTTCCACTGTGTGGGTCCGCGCCGACTTTCCGGAGCAACAGGCCGGACAATTGAAGGCTGGGCTCACCATCGACCTGCGGGTGTCGGCCTATCCAGACACGACGTTTCGAGGGGCCATTACCTATGTCGGCGCCGTGATCGACCCGGCGACCAGAACGATCACGGCACGTGCGGAGGTGCCCAACCCTGATGGTCGATTGCGGCCGGAGATGTTCGCCGATGTCCTCTTGATGGCGGACGAGCAATCGGTCTTGACTGTCCCACGTGTGGCGGTGCAGCAGATGGGCAACCGACAGGTTGCCTTCGTCGTACAGGGACCCCGTCGGTTCGAACCCCGCGAGGTGACCTTCGCCCGGACCGCGACCGAGTATGTTCAGGTCCTCACAGGACTGACTGCCGGAGACGAGGTAGTGACGCAAGGCAGTTACGCCCTCAAGTCAGAATTGCTCCGCGAGCAGATGCCGACGGGAGGTCCTCTATGATCGAACGACTCATCCGCAACGCGTTAGAGCAGCGACTTCTTGTGCTGCTGGTCGTTCTGGGACTTATTGCGGGAGGCGTGACGGCATTTCGCCATCTGCCGATCGACGCGTTCCCCGACGTCACTCCCGTCCAAGTTCAAGTCATCACCCGAGCGCCCTCTTTAGCTCCTTCCGAAATCGAACGCCTCGTGACCTTTCCCCTGGAGATCGAGTTGACGAACTTGCCTGGCAAAACTGAACTCCGGTCAGTGTCGAGATTCGGGATCTCGGTGATCACCGTGGTCTTCGAAGATACGATCGATATCTACTTCGCCCGGCAACTCGTCTTGGAACGAATACTTCGAGCGCGATCCGGGCTTCCAGCAAGCGCCGAGCCGGTGCTGGGACCAGTCAGCACCGGCTTGAGCGAGGTCTTCATGTATCTCGTCGAGGGTTCGACACAGAGTCTCATGGAGTTGCGGACTCTGCAAGACTGGGTCATCCGTCCGATGCTGCGCGCGGTCCCGGGCCTCGCGGATGTCGATACCTTGGGCGGCTTGGCCAAACAGTACGAAGTCCTCGTCGATCCCAATCGATTGGCGAGCTATGGACTCACGTTGCGCCAAGTCCATGCTGCTGTCGTAGGGAACAACCAGAATGCCGGAGGGAGTTACATCGAGCAGGGAGGGGATAAGTTGGTCGTCTATGGTGTAGGGCTGGCCCGCTCTGCGGCAGATCTTGAACAGATCGTGGTGGAGGCGCACAAGGGCACACCGATCTATCTCAAGGATGTCGCGCAGGTTCGCCAAGGCATGGCCATCCGCTTGGGAGGGACGACGCGTGACGGGAAGGGCGAGGTGCTCGAAGGGATCGCCGTGATGTTGCGGGGCGGCAATAGTCGGGAGATTGTCTCCACCGTGAGAGACAAGGTCGAGCTGGTCAATCGTGTCTTGCCGGCCGGGGTGAAGATGGTGCCCTTCTTGGACCGCATCGAATTGGTGACAAGGGCCCTCGATACGGTCGAGCGGGCTTTGCTGGAGGGCGTCGCGGTCGTCATCCTCGTCTTGTATCTCTTCCTCCGCAACCTCCGTGGCGCGCTCGTTGTTGCTCTGACCTTGCCGCTGGCCACCTTGGCTACGTTCATCATCATGCAGCAGGTCGGCCTGTCAGCGAATTTGATGTCGTTGGGCGGCCTGGCTATTTCGCTGGGAATGATTGTCGATGCAGCCATCGTGCAGGTGGAGAACGTGGAGCGTCACTTGAGTGAACAGTCGGAAGGCCCAGTTCCTCTGAACACCCTATCGGAACGGCTGCCCGTGGTTTTGCGCGCCGTCCTGGAAGTGCGGAAGCCAAGTCTGTTCGGGGAGTTGATCATCGCGTTGACCTTTGTTCCGCTCCTGACACTCCAAGGCATGGAAGGCAAAATGTTCGTGCCGCTGGCCCTGACGGTAGTCATAGCGCTCCTAAGTTCGTTACTGCTCTCGATGACAGTCGTTCCCGTACTGGCGGCGGTGCTCATGAAACCTCGTACCGCCCAGGAGGACGGGCGTCTGTTGGAGCGTGGACGGAAGCAGTATCGCCGGTTGTTGGAGGGAGCCATCCGCAGAACTCGCCTGGTCGTCCTCGTGGCGACCGCGGTGCTCGTCGGGGGGGCGGCATTGATCCCGTTCATCGGCCGGGAGTTCGTCCCCATCATGGATGAAGGCACGGTCGTGGTGAATATGATGCGGCTTCCCAGCATCAGCTTGACCGAATCGCTGAAGATCTCCGGGGACGTCGAACGGTTGTTGCTGGAGATCCCCGATGTGCGTTCTGTGATCTCCCGTACGGGAGCCAATGAGTTGGGTACCGATCCGATGGGGATGGAACTCAGTGACATGTATGTCTTGCTCAAGCCCAAATCAGAATGGCAAGCCGAGTCCAAAGCCGACATAGAGGACCAAGTCCGGCGCCGGCTGGAGCAAGTGCCAGGCATTTCGTTCGGGCTGTCTCAGCCGATCGCCATGCGCGTCGATGAACTGGTCTCGGGAGTCCGATCTCAAGTCGCCGTCAAACTGTTCGGCGAGGACCTTGAAGCCTTGCGCATCAAGGCGGACGAAATCTCGCGGGTGATGCGGCAAGTGCGCGGTATTTCCGATCTACGAGTCGAGCAGATCTCGGGCCTGTATTATCTGAAGATCGACATCGACCGTGCCAAGATCGCGCGTCACGGGATCAATGTTGCAGAGATCACGGAAGTGATTGAGGCAGTCGGTGGCGGCATTGCCGCCGGCGAGGTTTTCGAAGGACAGTGGCGTTTTCCGATCATGGTGCGATTTCCGGACGATCGGCGGACCGATGTCGAGACGATCTCGGCGCTCTGGGTGACGGCGCCGGACGGCTCCCGCATTCCACTTCGTGATCTGGCCGACATTCGAATTCTGGAAGGACCGGCGCAAATCAGCCGTGAGCATGCGACTCGCCGAATTGTGATCGAAGCAAATATCGTTGAACGCGACCTCGTCGGCGCGGTCGAAGAGGCGCAAGCAGCGGTAGACGGGCTGGTGAAGCTTCCGCCCGGCTATTATGTTACGTGGGGTGGTCAATTCGAAAATCAACAGAAGGCCATGGCACGTCTAGCCGTGGTCGTGCCTTTGGTCATCGGTTTGATCTTTTTGTTGCTCTATTTCACGTTTCGAAACCTACGGCAAGCGGCGCTGATTCTGCTCGCGATTCCATTCGCCATGGTCGGTGGTTTTGTAGCCCTGCTGATCGGTGGCCTGTACCTCTCCGTTCCAGCCTCTGTTGGTTTCATCGCCTTGTTCGGTGTGGCCGTGCTCAATGGGGTGGTGAAGATTGCCTATATCACCCAGTTGCGGGAGCAGGGGATGCCGTTGGACGAGGCGGTGTTGACCGGCATGGTCTTGCGGTTGCGCCCTGTGCTGATGACCGCGACCGTGGCGGCACTTGGACTCACGCCATTACTCTTCGCAAGCGGCCCTGGTTCCGAAGTGCAAAGACCGTTGGCAACGGTCGTCATCGGTGGATTGATTTCGTCCACGGCATTGACGTTGTTAGTTTTGCCCGTGTTGTATCGATGGATGGAGCAAAGGGTCATCCGACCTCATACGATGGAGGTTTCCACACTTGCTCAAAGGCCTGCGACGGAAGCGACACCACATCCTCTGCGTTGAGGCTACCATTCATCGCTAGCCGGGATTCTTCATGAAGAGCTCGGATTTCCCAGTAGCCGGTGCATCTCAAAACCGGCTCAACAAACATTCTCATAACCTTGGTTGCAGCAGCGTGATGTGCTCATCAGCGTCCATCGGCGGCTCGAGCATCCTCGGCAATCACGTCGCTGGCCTTCTCGCTGATCATGTAGATCGCCGACACGATAAAGAACCCTGGGATGCGAGGAAAGACGGACGCATCCACTACCCGTAGGTTTGTCGTCCCGTGGACGCGAAACCGGCTGTCCACCACCGCCATGGGATCGGTCGCCGGCCCCATCTTGTTGCTGCAGGAGGCATGATGGCTCCACGCTTCGTTCCGCACGAATGTGCGCAGATCGTCCCGGCTCGCGATGTCCGGGCCCGGGATCACTTCTCGCTTAATCACGCCCTGAGCCTGGCGTGAGATCCGGCGCACAAACTCGATGCCCTCGACGACGGACTCCAGATCTTCTTGCGCCGTATCGTTCGATTCATCGAAATAATGGAAGTTGATCTCGGGGACGTCACGCGGATCGGTGGATCGCAGCGTGACTCGTCCGGCGGTGTTTTGCGTATGGGCTTTGAGAATGGCCCAGGTAAAGTAATCTTTGCGCTGACGCAAGATCTCCGAATACGTGGGGAAATAACCCTTGAAGTAGCTTGGCACACCGAAGATGTAGAGATCAGGCAGCGGCCGCTCAGGACGGGAGCGTTTGATGAGGCTGATGACCAGGCCGTTGGTCGTATAGACACCCGTGCCGTTCTGCCAATCCGCGAAGCAGGGGTCCGGCTGCCGGTCGGGCGCCGGCGGCTCGAACGTGCAGTCCCGCAGGACTTGAAAATCACGATCCATCTCCGTGATGACGCCGATCTCATACCGATCCTGCAAATGTTCTCCGACCCCCGGCAGCTCCACCTGAGTCTCAATTCCGAAACGTGTCAGCTCGTCCCTTGGGCCGATCCCGGATAATTTGAGCAGCTGAGGACTGTTGAAGGCGCCGGCGGAGAGAATGACCTCACGCCGAGCTTGGATTGTTTTCGGGACAGGGCTAGGAGCGGTCTTTGCCCGTGGGTCGGCTCGATACAGCGACGGCCCCTGCAAATATTCCACCCCGGTCGCCCGCTTGTCGTCATTCAGCAGAATCCGAGTGGCGAGTGCATGGGGCACGATGGTCAGATTCGCGGGACAGGCCTTCGCCACCGCTTGGAGATATTCCCTTGTGCCAGTCCGTCGTCCCTCGTTCGTCGCCAGCGGCGTACCGAAGACACCTTCCGGGCTATCGACGACGATGCGCCAGTCATTGGGATCGAAATGACTTTTCAGCAGGCTCAGCGGCCGGCCGACATCTTCACGGAGGGCGCCTTCCACCATCGAGGCGATCATATCGAGCACCTGCTTATCCTTGATCACCAGAGTCGGGTCGGCCATGTTCGTCGTGAGCCACCCGGCGAAGCCATGCCGGCTTCGGTTCTCCGCCTTTTCGATCAGCCCATGGACGTAACGGGACTGTTCGAGTCGTTCAAAATAGCGGCGCATCGCCTCACTGGCCCATGACGGATCGCCGGTCACCTGCGCGATGCCGTCCCAATCGCTATTGTGCGGGTACACGGTGATCATCGCATTGTGCGCCGTACACCCGCCTAGCGTCCCGGCTCTCGGATACAAAACCCCGTCATGCTCCGCCACGTACTTGCTGTCGCGCCGACGTCGATCGGGATCTTCATAGTGTTTGACAAAGTAATCCCAGCGAAACGTCTCATCCTCGGTGGCAAACCCATGAAACATCGGTACCGAGTAGTTCGGATTCGTCTCCTCGCCGCCGGCTTCGAGCAGCGCGACCCGGAACCCGGCCGTCGCGAGGTTGGCCGCGACCGGCCCGCCGCCGGCGCCGGATCCGATCACGATGTAATCAAACGTCGCGCCATCGGCCGGCCCTACCGGGGTGGCACAGTGGATGGCCCCGCGTTCCCATTGCTTGAAGGCACGGAAACAGCCGTCGAGCGGCAAGCTCAATCCGGCCACGGCAGCCAGTTTCAGAAAATCACGCCTGGTCTTGGGATCCATCATCGGGCGCCCTTTCCTTGCCTCATCCCATCGTGCGTTCCATGAGAAATGAACGCACCGGAGAGTGCCGCGTCGTGGGACGACAGGCTGGCACGACGTTAAAAAGTCTTCAGAAACTCGATCAACGCATACTTGTCGTCGTCCGACAGGCCCGGCTCCTCTTTGAAATGGTTCGTGCCGAAGTAATGGCCGCGGTTCACGACGAAGTCCGGGCACTTGTTGAACTCCAAGAGGGGCTCAACGAGATTGCTCCACACCTGGCGGGCTTCCTCGTCCGTGGCACCTTTCGGCATCGCCTTCAAGTCCTTCTTAAGCCGCACCAACAACTTGAGCAGCTTCTTCTGATGCGCAATGCGCTCCGTCAGCGTCATGCCTTCCGGCAGCAGATTGATGTTCGTCAACAGATTCACCGGAGTCCCGGCCGGAATCGGCCCGATCTGGATGCCGCCTCTTTCAAAAATCGAAGGGAAGAGGTCGTCCTCCAACAGGGACAGGTCTTGGAGCACTTCCGGCAAGTACCCCTTGGGGATTCGGAGATAGCTCGTCGCCGTCGTGCGGTCGATGACGCCTGGTACCTTATCGCCGAAGATGCGATCTTTGTCTCGCTTCTCCGGCCAGAGCATCTGCTCAATCGAGGATTGGAAGGATTGCATCCGAGCCTCGACACTCGGGCTCGGATTGAAGCGGCCGACGCTGTTGTTCAACAGAAACGGCGCCGTCGACCAGAGGCTCACCAACGAGGCAGGCCGCGTGTACCCGCGTCCGCCGGCGGGCATCTCATACGGCTTCGGCTCGCCGGTGAGAGG encodes:
- a CDS encoding efflux RND transporter periplasmic adaptor subunit, with product MSVHSVLRLSLACLWIVWLLFMATVHLSCQSKQEDPPKPPPPAATPSHLEPGVLELPEGSPTLAHLQTERVAFRPIKTALKAQAGKILANENRLAHLSARVPGRIVVVYADFGDRVKEGDRLLLLDSPAFGEAQLEYRKARNLLGVAEKALERAQALLDRGAISAGEHQRREADYENARADLHEAEEKLHLLGMTEKEIHRLAAKTLPHAEVAQVFLRAPFRGEVIDRKATIGEVVDPNKTLFTVADLSTVWVRADFPEQQAGQLKAGLTIDLRVSAYPDTTFRGAITYVGAVIDPATRTITARAEVPNPDGRLRPEMFADVLLMADEQSVLTVPRVAVQQMGNRQVAFVVQGPRRFEPREVTFARTATEYVQVLTGLTAGDEVVTQGSYALKSELLREQMPTGGPL
- a CDS encoding CusA/CzcA family heavy metal efflux RND transporter, with the translated sequence MIERLIRNALEQRLLVLLVVLGLIAGGVTAFRHLPIDAFPDVTPVQVQVITRAPSLAPSEIERLVTFPLEIELTNLPGKTELRSVSRFGISVITVVFEDTIDIYFARQLVLERILRARSGLPASAEPVLGPVSTGLSEVFMYLVEGSTQSLMELRTLQDWVIRPMLRAVPGLADVDTLGGLAKQYEVLVDPNRLASYGLTLRQVHAAVVGNNQNAGGSYIEQGGDKLVVYGVGLARSAADLEQIVVEAHKGTPIYLKDVAQVRQGMAIRLGGTTRDGKGEVLEGIAVMLRGGNSREIVSTVRDKVELVNRVLPAGVKMVPFLDRIELVTRALDTVERALLEGVAVVILVLYLFLRNLRGALVVALTLPLATLATFIIMQQVGLSANLMSLGGLAISLGMIVDAAIVQVENVERHLSEQSEGPVPLNTLSERLPVVLRAVLEVRKPSLFGELIIALTFVPLLTLQGMEGKMFVPLALTVVIALLSSLLLSMTVVPVLAAVLMKPRTAQEDGRLLERGRKQYRRLLEGAIRRTRLVVLVATAVLVGGAALIPFIGREFVPIMDEGTVVVNMMRLPSISLTESLKISGDVERLLLEIPDVRSVISRTGANELGTDPMGMELSDMYVLLKPKSEWQAESKADIEDQVRRRLEQVPGISFGLSQPIAMRVDELVSGVRSQVAVKLFGEDLEALRIKADEISRVMRQVRGISDLRVEQISGLYYLKIDIDRAKIARHGINVAEITEVIEAVGGGIAAGEVFEGQWRFPIMVRFPDDRRTDVETISALWVTAPDGSRIPLRDLADIRILEGPAQISREHATRRIVIEANIVERDLVGAVEEAQAAVDGLVKLPPGYYVTWGGQFENQQKAMARLAVVVPLVIGLIFLLLYFTFRNLRQAALILLAIPFAMVGGFVALLIGGLYLSVPASVGFIALFGVAVLNGVVKIAYITQLREQGMPLDEAVLTGMVLRLRPVLMTATVAALGLTPLLFASGPGSEVQRPLATVVIGGLISSTALTLLVLPVLYRWMEQRVIRPHTMEVSTLAQRPATEATPHPLR
- a CDS encoding GMC family oxidoreductase, whose product is MMDPKTRRDFLKLAAVAGLSLPLDGCFRAFKQWERGAIHCATPVGPADGATFDYIVIGSGAGGGPVAANLATAGFRVALLEAGGEETNPNYSVPMFHGFATEDETFRWDYFVKHYEDPDRRRRDSKYVAEHDGVLYPRAGTLGGCTAHNAMITVYPHNSDWDGIAQVTGDPSWASEAMRRYFERLEQSRYVHGLIEKAENRSRHGFAGWLTTNMADPTLVIKDKQVLDMIASMVEGALREDVGRPLSLLKSHFDPNDWRIVVDSPEGVFGTPLATNEGRRTGTREYLQAVAKACPANLTIVPHALATRILLNDDKRATGVEYLQGPSLYRADPRAKTAPSPVPKTIQARREVILSAGAFNSPQLLKLSGIGPRDELTRFGIETQVELPGVGEHLQDRYEIGVITEMDRDFQVLRDCTFEPPAPDRQPDPCFADWQNGTGVYTTNGLVISLIKRSRPERPLPDLYIFGVPSYFKGYFPTYSEILRQRKDYFTWAILKAHTQNTAGRVTLRSTDPRDVPEINFHYFDESNDTAQEDLESVVEGIEFVRRISRQAQGVIKREVIPGPDIASRDDLRTFVRNEAWSHHASCSNKMGPATDPMAVVDSRFRVHGTTNLRVVDASVFPRIPGFFIVSAIYMISEKASDVIAEDARAADGR